AAAAGTGACGAAAATCATTTTTTTTTCTTCGCCTAAAATATCTTCGTATTCGACATTCGCAAAATTGTACCAAGAAGGAATTATTATTTTTTCAGGACTGCCGGATAGGGATTGATTGTTTAGTTCGTAGATAAAAAGATACATTTCGTTACCGGAAAATTCTTCCACTACACAATCTAGTTTCCCTTTTGATTTTAAAGCATGGAATTTGCAATCTTCGTATTTATGAGTAGGTTTAATTTCTGATTCAGAAAAAATAATTTGAGATAAAAAAAATAGCAAAATCAAAATAGTTAATTTGAAATTTAATCCTTTCATTCTATCAATGAACAACATAGGAAACCTCCTGAATTTTCAAAGATGTTAAAACTTACTATTTTATTTTAAAAATTTACAAAACTGATTATTTGTATATTTTGCGAAAAGGATAATGCTCTTTACTAGTATCGATATTAATAAGAAAAGACTAATAGATAAAAGTAAAACTAAATGTAATTTAAAGAAAAAAACAAACCTAAAAATATACTTGTTGCAAATTGAAATGCATTTTCGAAACTAAATTTTGGTATAATTATGAATAGATCTAGAAAATTTTTTTTGATCCTGTTATTTTTTGCTATGAGTCCTGCTTTTGCAAACTTGCGCGCACCTTGGAGTATTAATAGATCTCCTGCCTATTCAATTCCTAAAGTGAATGAGTTACTTGTAGTTTTAAAAGAAGAGTTAGTTTTTCATTGTGATAAAGTGTATAAAGGGGATGGAGATTTATCACAATTAAAAGAGAAAAAATGCCAAGTGGAAGTAGTATATTTTATTCAATCTAATAAGAACGTAACGCATACTATAGATTTTGTGTTACCGTCTGAAGAACCTGTTTCTATTTATTTTAATAATTCTTTATTAGAGAATACACCTTCCAATATTATTTCATTATCTGATCTCGAAAAAGAGGGTTATCGACTATCGGATTTATGTAGATACTGCAATGAGACAATCAATCAGTTGTATTCCGTTCCATTTATTTCAAAATTTCAAACTGGTATCAATACTATTCGAATTATTTATAAACAACCTTTGTCTGCATCTGAGTTTAGTTATGGATATTTTCAATCAAGTAAATGGATACATGGTTTTGCATACGAACTTTGGCCTTTAAAAGGCTGGAAATTAGATAAAGATTTCCAACTCAAAGTAAAATTTACAACCGAAGTCGGTGGCTTTTTCCAGCGAATGTTTAATCGCAAAGTTTTAATTAGTTGCAATGGGCTAGATCTTCGATATTCTAAAAATCCGAATATCCCATCTAAAAAAAATATTGAATCAGAGAAATACGATGATTTTTATAAATACAATCAAAATTTAAACCCCCAATACAATCTTACAAATAGCAGTAAGTCATACATAGAAAATAATAAACTAGTTTACGAATTGAATCTAAAAGAAATGTTTCCAGATAGATTAAATTGTTATTTTGGAGACGAAAAATAATGGATTTTTTAAAGAGTAAGTATTTATTCTCAATTCTTTTTTTTATATTTTTTTGTAAAGAAGCGGAAAATCCTTATATACCAACACCTGATATATTTAAAAGAGATTTTACTCAAACGATTCCGGAAAATTACGAAATTGAATCAGAATTAAGAGAAATATTGAATACGAATAATTTATTTTGCGAAAATTCTTTTCGAAACAAAAAATTAGAATTAAACGGGGAAAATGATAATATTTTTGTGAGTGAACTCGAACGGATTAATATATCCGCTTATGTATCAATTTACAAACAAAAAATACAAAATAGACCGGATATATTTATTTTAAAGTCTAGATGTTGCCCAATGGGTCCTTGTTATACTTCTTATTTTTTTCAAAAGAAATCAAGTGGAGAATGGGAGTTATTCGATACTATTCCAGGGGAAGTAATTGATTTTAAAAAAACCAAGGACTTAACTACAATTAAAATTCACGATCAGAGTCTGACTGGGTTGATGTTTATAGGTTCTTGGAAAGAAAAAGAATTTGAACCGCTTTTGGCTTTCCGTCAAATGAATATCGATATTCCAAAGGAATTTACGCAAACGAAAAAGATTTTACAGAGTAAAAAAGAAATAAATCTACTGAAGAAACCGAAAGAGTATCATATCGATAATTTAGCTTTTCGCGTATCGCTTCCTGCTGAGGCTAATATTTATATACTTTCAGAATCAGAAAATCATTATTTTATTCTAGTAAAGGCAACTTCTGCTCAATTAGAAAACGTATTAGAGAATTTTCGTGGAGAGAGAGAGTCATTGGTTTCCCAAATCCAAGCTTTACCTGCAAAGTATAAAAATGCAAAAGATTTAAAAACTATTTTGGAAAAAACCTTTTACAATATTGGTTGGGTTGAAAAATTTTAACCTTTTTTCTTTGCTCGATTAGCGGCAAATACAAGTCCCTGAGCGTTAATTTGGGCATCTGGTTTTAGTAATTTTAACTTAGAGAGGGGAATATTTCTTTTAGAAAACTCTTCCTCATAAAATTCCATTATCTTTCCTTCACAATAAATCTGCAATTCTTCTATTGATTGATTGGATTGAATTAATTCCTTATATATAAATTCCATTCTATCAATACCAAAAAGCATTTGATCCCTACCTGATTTCATATCTGTCCAAATATCATAATGAGTTAAATATGCATTATCTGCTCCTGAATTAAAAATTTTTTCTATGCTAAGTTTAGCTTCTTCTGAATGAAAATCAGTAGGAGTTGTAGATGGAAATAAAAAAGGATAAGATCCTTCTTTTAAAAAAGGATAACTAATTCCGAATGAATCTCCTGTAAATATTGAATTTGTTTTTGAATCGAGAATAACAAAATGGTGGTTGGCGTGACCTCTGGTGTAAATAAATGTAAGTTCTCTCGATCCAAATTTTAAAATTTCGCCGTCATTCATAATACGAATTCTTTCACTCGGAATTTCTAATATTTCGCCGTACATTTTTATGAAATTCTCTTTGCCGTATACCATACTTGCACTTTCATTGATTCGTTTTGGATTAATTAAATGAGGAGCCGCCTTCGGGTGAGCCAATACGGTAGCGTTTGGAAACTCCAAAATCAAACGAGATGTAGCCCCGGCATGATCTAAATGAATATGTGTAATGATTAGATACTTTACTTTATTTTTTGATATACCTTTATCGGATAACGCATTAAGTAAATAAGGAATTGCAGAATTAGTGTTATTATCCACAAAGAGTGCTTCTTCTCCTTCTTGCACCAAGTAAGATGCTGCAAATTCATTTGTATAATAATGACAGTCG
This sequence is a window from Leptospiraceae bacterium. Protein-coding genes within it:
- a CDS encoding MBL fold metallo-hydrolase, with product MQSNSIQTIDCHYYTNEFAASYLVQEGEEALFVDNNTNSAIPYLLNALSDKGISKNKVKYLIITHIHLDHAGATSRLILEFPNATVLAHPKAAPHLINPKRINESASMVYGKENFIKMYGEILEIPSERIRIMNDGEILKFGSRELTFIYTRGHANHHFVILDSKTNSIFTGDSFGISYPFLKEGSYPFLFPSTTPTDFHSEEAKLSIEKIFNSGADNAYLTHYDIWTDMKSGRDQMLFGIDRMEFIYKELIQSNQSIEELQIYCEGKIMEFYEEEFSKRNIPLSKLKLLKPDAQINAQGLVFAANRAKKKG